The following proteins are encoded in a genomic region of Aquifex aeolicus VF5:
- a CDS encoding helix-turn-helix domain-containing protein: MLLRTLKKNLQGNADYIYEKLKFDISEELAKLMKQKGITKKELAHRMGVSPAYVTKIFSAENISLKVIAKVLSALEADNYTLKLIPEDKSLLIDELDKWYYSFKKTYRYIQPEEIENEIKEIPTAA, translated from the coding sequence ATGCTGTTAAGGACGTTGAAGAAAAACTTACAGGGTAACGCTGATTACATATACGAAAAATTGAAGTTTGATATTTCGGAAGAGCTTGCAAAACTTATGAAACAGAAAGGTATTACGAAGAAAGAATTGGCACATAGAATGGGCGTATCACCTGCATACGTTACTAAAATATTTAGTGCGGAAAATATCTCACTTAAGGTTATAGCAAAGGTACTTTCCGCTTTGGAAGCAGATAATTACACCCTAAAGTTAATTCCTGAAGATAAAAGCTTACTAATAGATGAACTGGATAAATGGTACTATAGCTTTAAAAAGACTTACAGATATATACAACCAGAGGAGATAGAAAATGAAATTAAAGAAATCCCCACTGCAGCTTAA
- the hypE gene encoding hydrogenase expression/formation protein HypE: MKKILLSHGGGGEETQKLIKNLFLKYFSNEILNKLEDASLLNLSGKVAFTTDAFTVSPIFFRGGDIGKLAVAGTVNDLSVMGARPKYLSVSFVIEEGLSFEELEEVVKSMAQEASKTGVQIVAGDTKVVPKGQADKLFISASGIGEVVYEGLSAHNLREGNVIIVSGSVGDHGACILAQREGMEFEVPVESDCKSLWNMIEKVLSSGAEVHAIRDATRGGLAGVLNEWAEQSKVTIEVEEEKIPVKEAVRGLCELLGFEPTHLANEGMAVFAVASQDAQKVLEILRSTPEGKEAQIIGKVVKKGEPKVILSTPYGVKRVMEPPAGELLPRIC, encoded by the coding sequence ATGAAAAAAATTCTTCTCTCTCACGGAGGAGGCGGTGAAGAAACGCAGAAACTTATAAAGAACCTCTTTTTAAAGTACTTTTCAAACGAAATTTTAAACAAACTTGAAGACGCCTCACTCCTTAATCTGAGCGGTAAGGTTGCCTTCACAACGGATGCCTTCACGGTTTCACCGATATTTTTCAGGGGAGGGGATATCGGAAAACTGGCCGTTGCCGGGACTGTAAACGACCTTTCGGTTATGGGCGCAAGGCCTAAATATCTTTCCGTTTCCTTCGTAATAGAGGAAGGTCTCTCCTTTGAAGAACTTGAAGAGGTAGTAAAGAGTATGGCACAAGAAGCGTCAAAGACGGGCGTTCAGATAGTAGCGGGGGACACGAAGGTAGTTCCCAAAGGGCAGGCGGACAAGTTGTTCATTTCCGCGTCCGGAATAGGAGAAGTCGTTTACGAAGGGCTTTCCGCCCACAACTTGAGAGAGGGAAACGTGATAATAGTTTCGGGAAGCGTGGGAGACCACGGAGCTTGTATCCTGGCACAGAGAGAAGGTATGGAGTTTGAAGTTCCCGTGGAGAGCGATTGTAAGAGTTTGTGGAACATGATTGAAAAGGTTTTGAGTAGCGGTGCTGAAGTTCACGCCATCAGGGACGCAACGAGAGGCGGACTTGCAGGTGTTCTGAACGAGTGGGCAGAGCAATCAAAGGTAACCATAGAAGTTGAAGAGGAAAAGATTCCCGTAAAAGAAGCCGTGAGGGGACTTTGTGAACTCCTCGGATTTGAACCGACTCACCTCGCAAACGAGGGAATGGCAGTATTTGCAGTGGCATCCCAAGACGCCCAAAAGGTTTTAGAAATCCTTCGCTCCACTCCCGAAGGCAAGGAAGCCCAGATTATAGGAAAGGTGGTTAAAAAGGGAGAGCCGAAGGTAATACTTAGCACTCCTTACGGAGTAAAGAGGGTTATGGAACCGCCGGCGGGAGAACTCCTTCCGAGGATTTGCTAA
- the hypA gene encoding hydrogenase maturation nickel metallochaperone HypA, whose product MHEFSIVQSLLTLIEDYARENNAKSVTKVVVSIGVLSGVEPHLLEMAFNTFKEGTVAEKAELIMEIEKLKIKCMDCGKESEKEELNMLCPGCGSLNTQIISGQDMFLKSLELEVD is encoded by the coding sequence ATGCACGAGTTTTCAATAGTTCAGAGTCTTCTCACACTGATAGAAGATTACGCAAGGGAGAACAACGCAAAAAGCGTTACGAAGGTCGTTGTAAGTATAGGCGTCCTTTCTGGCGTAGAACCGCACCTTCTTGAGATGGCTTTCAACACCTTTAAAGAAGGAACGGTTGCTGAAAAGGCGGAGCTTATTATGGAAATAGAGAAGTTGAAGATAAAGTGTATGGACTGCGGGAAAGAGAGCGAAAAGGAAGAACTGAATATGCTCTGCCCCGGGTGCGGTTCCCTGAACACTCAGATAATAAGCGGGCAGGACATGTTTTTAAAGAGTTTGGAATTAGAAGTTGATTGA
- a CDS encoding acetoin utilization protein AcuC, which produces MKKVKLIGTLDYGKYRYPKNHPLKIPRVSLLLRFLDAMNLIDEKELIKSRPATKEELLLFHTEDYINTLMEAERCQCVPKGAREKYNIGGYENPVSYAMFTGSSLATGSTVQAIEEFLKGNVAFNPAGGMHHAFKSRANGFCYINDPAVGIEYLRKKGFKRILYIDLDAHHCDGVQEAFYDTDQVFVLSLHQSPEYAFPFEKGFLEEIGEGKGKGYNLNIPLPKGLNDNEFLFALEKSLEIVKEVFEPEVYLLQLGTDPLLEDYLSKFNLSNVAFLKAFNIVREVFGEGVYLGGGGYHPYALARAWTLIWCELSGREVPEKLNNKAKELLKSIDFEEFDDEVDRSYMLETLKDPWRGGEVRKEVKDTLEKAKASS; this is translated from the coding sequence ATGAAGAAGGTTAAACTTATCGGAACTTTAGACTACGGAAAGTACAGATATCCCAAAAACCATCCTCTTAAAATACCAAGAGTTTCCCTACTCCTTAGGTTTTTAGATGCCATGAACCTTATAGATGAGAAGGAATTAATCAAGAGCAGACCCGCAACTAAAGAAGAACTCCTTTTATTCCACACGGAAGACTACATAAACACTTTAATGGAAGCGGAAAGGTGTCAGTGCGTTCCGAAGGGAGCTAGGGAAAAGTACAACATAGGCGGATACGAAAACCCCGTATCTTACGCGATGTTTACAGGCTCTTCTCTCGCAACGGGTTCAACAGTGCAGGCGATAGAGGAATTTTTAAAGGGAAATGTAGCTTTCAATCCCGCGGGAGGTATGCACCACGCTTTTAAAAGCAGGGCAAACGGCTTTTGCTACATAAACGACCCCGCTGTGGGAATTGAGTACTTGAGAAAAAAAGGCTTTAAGAGAATACTCTACATAGACCTTGATGCCCACCACTGCGACGGTGTTCAGGAAGCCTTTTACGATACAGACCAGGTGTTCGTCCTGTCCCTTCACCAGTCGCCCGAGTACGCCTTTCCCTTTGAGAAGGGCTTCCTGGAGGAGATAGGAGAAGGAAAAGGAAAGGGCTACAACCTGAACATTCCCCTGCCAAAGGGCTTGAACGACAACGAGTTCCTCTTTGCCCTAGAAAAATCTCTGGAAATAGTCAAAGAAGTATTTGAGCCCGAGGTTTACCTTCTTCAACTCGGAACTGACCCACTCCTTGAAGATTACCTTTCCAAGTTCAACCTCTCAAACGTTGCCTTTTTAAAAGCTTTCAACATCGTTCGTGAGGTTTTCGGGGAGGGAGTATACCTCGGAGGAGGCGGATACCATCCTTACGCCCTCGCAAGGGCATGGACCCTAATCTGGTGCGAGCTTTCGGGAAGGGAAGTGCCGGAAAAGCTAAACAATAAAGCAAAAGAGCTTTTAAAGAGTATAGACTTTGAAGAGTTTGACGACGAGGTGGACCGCTCGTACATGCTCGAAACCCTAAAGGACCCCTGGAGAGGAGGAGAGGTAAGGAAAGAAGTAAAGGATACGCTTGAAAAGGCGAAAGCCTCATCTTAA
- a CDS encoding universal stress protein has translation MTFNRIIVGIDGSPASLIATRHAFKIGKHFDIPVIGMYVIDERLMDESFLLDLSSILGFTFYPGISARVKEFLEEQGDLILKTFAEEGRKEGVKVSIVQVQGIPWQEIVKEADKEDLILIGKKGKKLIKGVLVSSNAENVARNAPCPVFMFPEEDREIKKVCVAYDGKENSKRALEISRALKEPYGYEIYVLSVVENLEEAKKREEEVKEVLGEEHHFYGIKGIPEEVIVSFCREKEMDALFMGAYGKGPVREFFLGSVTTYVMHNLDLPLLLVRQPNEEG, from the coding sequence TTGACGTTTAACAGGATAATCGTGGGAATTGACGGCTCACCGGCTTCTTTGATAGCCACAAGGCACGCCTTTAAGATAGGAAAACACTTTGATATCCCCGTAATAGGGATGTACGTAATAGACGAAAGACTTATGGACGAGAGCTTTCTCCTTGATTTGTCCTCTATCCTCGGCTTTACCTTCTACCCGGGAATATCCGCAAGAGTAAAGGAATTCCTTGAAGAGCAGGGAGATTTAATTTTAAAGACCTTCGCGGAAGAAGGAAGAAAGGAAGGCGTAAAGGTGTCCATAGTCCAGGTTCAGGGCATCCCTTGGCAGGAAATAGTAAAAGAGGCGGACAAAGAGGATCTCATACTTATAGGAAAGAAAGGGAAAAAGCTCATAAAAGGCGTCCTCGTGAGTTCAAATGCGGAGAACGTGGCGAGAAACGCCCCCTGTCCCGTATTCATGTTCCCTGAGGAGGACAGAGAAATAAAGAAAGTTTGTGTGGCTTACGACGGAAAGGAAAACTCAAAAAGGGCTCTGGAGATTTCCAGGGCTTTAAAAGAACCTTACGGATACGAGATCTACGTCCTGAGCGTAGTTGAAAACCTTGAAGAGGCAAAGAAAAGGGAAGAGGAGGTAAAGGAAGTTCTCGGAGAAGAACACCACTTTTACGGGATTAAGGGAATTCCCGAGGAAGTAATAGTTTCCTTTTGCAGGGAAAAGGAGATGGACGCCCTTTTTATGGGAGCTTACGGAAAAGGACCAGTTAGGGAATTCTTCTTGGGAAGCGTGACGACCTACGTTATGCACAACCTGGACCTTCCCCTGCTTCTCGTAAGACAGCCAAATGAAGAAGGTTAA